One window from the genome of Danaus plexippus chromosome 3 unlocalized genomic scaffold, MEX_DaPlex mxdp_30, whole genome shotgun sequence encodes:
- the LOC116768518 gene encoding large ribosomal subunit protein eL30 — MVAAKKQKKTIESINSRLALVMKSGKYCLGYKQTLKTLRQGKAKLVIIAKNAPPLRKSEIEYYALLAKTGVHHYSGNNIELGTACGKYYRVCTLAITDPGDSDIITTLPEATA, encoded by the exons ATGGTTGCGGCCAAGAAACAA aaaaagACCATCGAGTCGATCAACTCAAGATTGGCTTTGGTTATGAAATCTGGCAAATACTGCCTTGGCTACAAGCAGACATTGAAGACTCTGCGTCAAGGAAAAGCTAAGCTGGTGATAATCGCTAAGAATGCTCCTCCACTAAG AAAATCTGAGATTGAATACTATGCCTTATTGGCGAAGACTGGAGTCCACCACTACAGTGGTAACAACATAGAATTGGGCACAGCTTGTGGGAAATACTACCGAGTGTGTACACTTGCTATCACAGACCCCGGTGACTCAGATATCATCACCACCCTGCCTGAGGCAACAGCAtag
- the LOC116767455 gene encoding very-long-chain (3R)-3-hydroxyacyl-CoA dehydratase hpo-8: MSSKTLKPKHSGPSTLGKLYLIAYNGIQTLGWSYLLLQTATFFLNRGKLEDFWREIKWTVIIFQNAALLEVVHSVIRLVPSNVMVVFMQIFSRVFLVCGMLLATHSATVSPGLPLCIIAWSITEIIRYAYYALNLVNFVPQILLFFRYSTFLILYPIGITGELLCMYHSLDEVVEKQLFTISMPNTWNFIFNYYYFLVFYMSLYIPLFPYLFGHMLKQRRKMLGDETKKTA, from the exons atgTCTTCAAAAACATTGAAACCGAAACATTCGGGACCTTCAACATTaggaaaattatatcttatcgCGTACAACGGTATTCAAACGCTTGG tTGGTCTTACCTACTGCTACAAACTGCCACATTTTTCCTTAATCGAGGAAAGTTAGAGGACTTCTGGCGAGAAATAAAGTGGACGGTCATAATATTCCAGAATGCTGCGTTATTGGAG GTCGTCCACTCAGTGATTCGTTTAGTGCCTTCAAATGTGATGGTTGTGTTTATGCAGATATTCTCTAGAGTTTTCTTAGTTTGTGGCATGTTGTTGGCCACACACAGCGCAACAGTTAGCCCCGGCCTGCCACTTTGCATCATTGCCTGGTCCATAACCGAAATTATAAGATACGCGTATTACGCACTCAATTTGGTTAATTTCGTGCCACAAATCTTGTTGTTCTTCAG ATACTCgacttttcttattttgtatCCCATCGGCATAACCGGTGAACTTCTCTGTATGTACCATTCGCTGGATGAAGTGGTCGAGAAGCAGCTGTTCACGATCTCAATGCCGAACACCTGGAACTTCATCttcaattactattatttcCTAGTATTCTACATGTCTTTATACATCCCACTATTCCCATACCTCTTCGGACACATGTTGAAACAGAGAAGAAAAATGCTTGGAGACGAGACCAAAAAGACAgcgtaa